The following proteins come from a genomic window of Paracoccus sp. MBLB3053:
- a CDS encoding PQQ-dependent sugar dehydrogenase has product MKRQGIVAGLMLSSVLAGPLAAQDNMDKLTSMQRTDATFTMVPQDDEHAQALQDIIQHIKVPSGFEVSLYAVVPDARSMAVAPQGTVTFVGTRKDKVWSVVDRDRDRVADEVKDFAPSVTFDIPNGPCFSPDGFLFIAERNRVLTFPAAEFFFEGPDPAVGVVVEKGELIPPDEESFNHTARVCRVGPDGKLYISLGQPHNVQPVDKYEIYDELGIGGIIRINKDGSGREVFTRGVRNSVGHDFNPANGDLWFTDNQVDGMGDDIPPGELNRQTAAGQHFGFPWLNGSVEIPEYKDVPRPEGVEFVAPAVEMQAHAADLGMRFYTGNSFPEKYRGGIFSAQHGSWNRTTPVGAQVMFTPVDAEGNAGATEVFAEGWLNKDTGEYRGRPMDIAFLPDGSMLVSDDFAGAIWRIAATK; this is encoded by the coding sequence ATGAAAAGACAAGGAATTGTTGCTGGGCTCATGCTCAGCTCTGTCCTGGCCGGACCGCTCGCCGCGCAGGACAATATGGACAAGCTGACCAGCATGCAGCGCACCGATGCGACATTCACAATGGTGCCGCAGGATGATGAACATGCGCAAGCGCTGCAGGACATCATCCAGCACATCAAGGTACCCAGCGGCTTTGAAGTCAGCCTTTACGCGGTGGTGCCCGATGCGCGCTCGATGGCCGTTGCACCTCAGGGAACCGTCACCTTTGTCGGGACGCGAAAGGACAAGGTCTGGTCCGTCGTGGACCGCGACCGCGACCGGGTGGCGGATGAGGTCAAGGATTTCGCCCCATCAGTCACGTTCGACATTCCGAACGGACCTTGCTTCTCACCCGACGGTTTTCTCTTTATCGCCGAGCGGAACCGCGTCCTGACGTTCCCCGCGGCCGAATTCTTCTTCGAGGGGCCTGACCCTGCCGTCGGCGTCGTGGTCGAAAAGGGCGAGCTGATCCCGCCCGACGAGGAAAGCTTCAACCACACCGCGCGGGTCTGTCGCGTCGGGCCCGATGGAAAACTTTATATCTCGCTTGGCCAGCCGCATAATGTCCAGCCGGTCGACAAGTATGAAATTTATGACGAATTGGGCATCGGCGGTATCATCCGCATCAACAAGGACGGCTCGGGGCGCGAGGTCTTCACCCGTGGTGTGCGGAACTCGGTCGGGCATGACTTCAACCCGGCGAATGGCGATCTGTGGTTCACCGACAATCAGGTCGACGGGATGGGCGATGACATTCCGCCCGGCGAACTGAACCGGCAGACTGCGGCTGGCCAGCATTTCGGCTTTCCCTGGCTGAACGGATCGGTCGAGATCCCCGAATACAAGGACGTGCCGCGACCCGAAGGTGTCGAATTCGTCGCTCCGGCGGTCGAGATGCAGGCCCATGCCGCCGATCTGGGCATGCGTTTCTATACCGGCAACTCATTCCCCGAAAAATACCGGGGCGGGATCTTCTCGGCCCAGCATGGCTCGTGGAACCGCACGACGCCGGTCGGCGCCCAGGTCATGTTCACGCCGGTCGATGCCGAGGGCAATGCTGGTGCGACCGAGGTTTTCGCCGAAGGCTGGCTGAACAAGGATACCGGAGAGTATCGCGGCCGTCCCATGGACATCGCCTTCCTGCCCGATGGCTCGATGCTGGTTTCCGATGATTTCGCCGGCGCGATCTGGCGTATCGCAGCCACGAAATGA
- the tam gene encoding trans-aconitate 2-methyltransferase: MGWDATQYSRFLDERTRPARDLLAAVPLTDPAIIVDLGCGPGNSTGLLAERYSEAEIQGIDSDPDMIAAARSNLAACRFTEIPIEDWRPTRAPDLIFANASLQWVGDHASLFPQLLSLAAPGGVLAVQMPDNLDEPSHRAMRAVAADPRWAGRLHGAGERRKPLLSPQEIHALLRPLCSAVDVWKTTYHFELGGTSAIVEWFKGSALRPYLELLAPSEQDEFLSAYQAEIRPAYPETAGRCLLAFPRHFFVARR; this comes from the coding sequence ATGGGATGGGATGCTACGCAATATTCGAGGTTTCTCGACGAAAGAACCCGCCCCGCTCGCGATCTGCTTGCGGCGGTTCCGTTGACCGACCCAGCGATCATCGTTGATCTGGGATGCGGGCCGGGGAACTCGACCGGCCTTCTGGCCGAGCGATATTCCGAAGCCGAAATCCAAGGCATCGATTCCGATCCGGACATGATCGCGGCAGCCCGAAGCAACCTTGCGGCCTGCCGGTTCACCGAAATTCCGATCGAGGACTGGCGCCCAACACGAGCACCGGACCTGATCTTTGCCAATGCCTCGCTGCAATGGGTGGGTGACCACGCATCGCTCTTCCCGCAGCTGCTGAGCCTCGCCGCGCCCGGTGGGGTTCTTGCCGTGCAGATGCCTGACAATCTGGATGAGCCTTCGCATCGTGCCATGCGCGCGGTCGCGGCGGACCCACGCTGGGCGGGCCGACTGCATGGGGCTGGAGAAAGACGCAAACCCCTTCTTTCCCCCCAGGAAATCCACGCCCTGCTCCGGCCACTCTGTTCGGCTGTGGACGTCTGGAAAACGACCTACCACTTCGAACTAGGCGGGACGTCGGCAATCGTCGAATGGTTCAAGGGTTCTGCCTTGAGGCCATATCTTGAATTGCTCGCGCCTTCCGAGCAGGACGAGTTCCTCTCTGCCTATCAGGCCGAAATCCGTCCCGCATATCCTGAAACCGCTGGTCGCTGCCTCTTGGCCTTTCCACGTCACTTCTTCGTCGCGCGGCGCTGA
- a CDS encoding 2-hydroxyacid dehydrogenase, translated as MRVTVFSTKPYDKAALNRANAASDCQLRFHSSRLSQDTLALADKADAVCVFVNDQLDAKVIAGLAERGVRLIALRCAGFNNVDLVEAGRRGIAVARVPAYSPHAVAEHTMALILALNRKITRAWNRVREGNFELDGLIGFDLHGKTAGIVGTGAIGVVLARILTGFGCRVLAHDLFDNPDCLELGVTYVPVAELLAQSHILSLHCPLTPGTRHLINADTIASMRQGAMLINTSRGALIDTAAAIEGLKSGRIGALGIDVYEEEGDLFFEDLSSQIIPDDVFARLLTFPNVLITGHQAFLTTEALDAIAQMTLANISAFSRSGAPLHPVTAGA; from the coding sequence ATGCGTGTGACGGTGTTTTCGACCAAACCCTATGACAAGGCCGCGCTGAATCGGGCCAATGCCGCGTCGGATTGCCAGCTGCGGTTCCATTCATCACGCCTGTCGCAAGACACGCTGGCTCTCGCAGACAAAGCCGACGCGGTTTGCGTCTTCGTCAATGACCAGCTGGATGCCAAGGTGATTGCGGGCCTGGCGGAACGCGGCGTCCGTCTGATCGCGCTTCGCTGCGCGGGCTTCAACAATGTCGATCTGGTCGAAGCAGGCCGCCGGGGCATTGCGGTGGCACGCGTTCCGGCTTACTCGCCCCACGCGGTTGCCGAGCATACTATGGCCCTGATTCTGGCCCTTAACCGCAAGATAACCCGCGCCTGGAACCGCGTGCGCGAGGGAAATTTCGAACTGGATGGGCTGATCGGCTTTGATCTGCACGGCAAGACCGCCGGAATTGTCGGCACCGGCGCGATCGGCGTCGTACTGGCCCGCATCCTGACCGGCTTTGGGTGCCGCGTTCTTGCCCATGATCTTTTCGATAATCCCGATTGCCTCGAACTGGGGGTCACCTACGTTCCCGTTGCCGAGCTTCTGGCGCAAAGTCATATCCTCTCGCTGCACTGTCCCCTTACGCCTGGCACGAGACACCTGATCAATGCCGACACCATCGCCTCGATGCGGCAGGGGGCGATGCTGATCAACACCAGCCGCGGGGCGCTGATCGACACGGCAGCGGCGATCGAAGGGCTCAAATCCGGGCGGATCGGGGCTTTGGGTATTGATGTTTACGAAGAAGAGGGGGATCTGTTCTTTGAAGATCTGTCGAGCCAGATCATCCCGGACGATGTCTTTGCGCGCCTGCTGACCTTCCCGAACGTGCTGATCACGGGCCATCAGGCGTTTCTGACCACCGAGGCGCTTGACGCTATCGCCCAGATGACCCTTGCCAATATTTCAGCATTTTCGCGCAGCGGCGCCCCGCTTCATCCCGTGACGGCAGGCGCATAG
- a CDS encoding GntP family permease, which produces MGIAIILLALFLLIVLAYRGGSILVLSPLLAVGVAAASGEPVLASYTQTFMNNTGGFIVTYFPLFLLGAIFGKLMEVSGAAAVIGEVSVRILGEGRAMLAIILSCAVLTYGGVSLFVVAFAVYPIAAAVFRRADLPARLIPGTIALGAFTFTMTALPGTPAIQNAIPMPYFGTTPFAAPGLGIVAALVMLALGYAWLKHRSISALRAGEGFDGRRPVGVGADVVRDAPQLPEGDTGQAGRQISPPLALLPIVLVIVTNFLLSKWIFPAADLSYLAEPRWDGLRPQDVIGVWSIIISLTVACLLVLVLNARQGGLRGAVSEGAHASLMPIFNTASLVGFGAVIAALPAFAAIRDALMQLSGGNPLISLSIAVNILAGITGSASGGMSIALDAMGDQYLALGRDAGIPPEFLHRVTSVATGGLDALPHNGAVVTLLGICGMTHAKSYLDIFVVAVAGPLVALVAIITLASL; this is translated from the coding sequence ATGGGAATCGCCATAATCCTGCTCGCGTTGTTTCTGCTTATCGTGCTGGCTTATCGGGGCGGATCGATCCTGGTCCTGAGCCCGCTTCTGGCTGTGGGGGTCGCGGCAGCATCGGGTGAGCCCGTGCTTGCGAGCTACACCCAGACCTTCATGAACAACACGGGCGGCTTCATCGTCACATATTTCCCGCTTTTCCTGCTGGGGGCGATCTTCGGCAAGCTGATGGAGGTATCGGGCGCGGCGGCGGTCATCGGCGAGGTCAGCGTCCGTATTCTGGGCGAGGGCAGGGCTATGTTAGCAATTATCCTGTCCTGTGCGGTCCTGACCTATGGCGGGGTTTCGCTTTTCGTTGTGGCCTTCGCGGTCTACCCGATCGCTGCGGCGGTGTTCCGGCGCGCCGATCTGCCGGCCCGTCTCATCCCCGGCACGATCGCACTGGGTGCATTCACCTTCACGATGACGGCTCTGCCGGGAACCCCGGCCATCCAGAACGCGATACCGATGCCGTATTTCGGAACGACGCCATTTGCCGCGCCCGGCCTCGGGATCGTGGCCGCGCTGGTGATGCTGGCTTTGGGATATGCCTGGCTGAAGCACCGATCCATTTCGGCCCTTCGCGCCGGAGAGGGCTTTGACGGCAGACGGCCGGTCGGCGTCGGCGCGGATGTGGTCAGGGATGCCCCGCAGTTGCCAGAAGGAGACACGGGGCAAGCGGGGCGGCAGATATCGCCCCCGCTCGCGCTGCTTCCCATCGTGCTGGTCATCGTCACCAATTTCCTGCTGTCGAAATGGATATTCCCTGCCGCGGATCTATCCTACCTTGCTGAGCCTCGATGGGATGGTCTGAGGCCACAGGATGTGATCGGCGTGTGGTCGATCATCATTTCACTGACGGTTGCCTGCTTGCTGGTGCTGGTCTTGAATGCGCGACAGGGCGGGTTGCGCGGTGCAGTATCGGAAGGCGCGCACGCATCATTGATGCCTATTTTCAACACCGCGTCCCTGGTCGGCTTCGGAGCGGTCATCGCTGCGCTTCCCGCCTTTGCCGCCATCCGCGATGCGCTGATGCAACTATCGGGTGGCAATCCGCTGATCTCGCTTTCGATCGCCGTCAATATTCTTGCCGGCATCACGGGCTCGGCCTCCGGTGGCATGAGCATCGCTCTTGATGCCATGGGCGATCAGTATCTCGCCTTGGGTCGAGATGCGGGTATCCCGCCCGAATTCCTGCATCGTGTCACCTCGGTCGCAACCGGGGGGCTGGACGCATTGCCGCATAACGGGGCGGTCGTGACGTTGCTTGGCATATGCGGAATGACCCATGCGAAATCCTATCTCGACATCTTCGTGGTCGCCGTCGCGGGTCCGCTGGTGGCACTGGTCGCGATCATCACGCTCGCATCGCTCTAG
- a CDS encoding HAD family hydrolase, whose translation MRALQTVAVLLCSAIPATADPLPSWNDTPTKTAIIEFVEKVTDPASDDFVAMEDRIATFDNDGTLWAEQPAYFQLFYALDKLKEKAAADPSILSSDVLKAANEGDMQGMMAKGEEGLIEILNISHSGMTVDQFMADSSNWLSTAAHPTTGMHYADMTYQPMVELLSYLRDEGFSTYIVSGGGVHFIRSFSDEAYGVPPENVVGTEGETKFEEVDGKFVLMKHGGVTFIDDKEGKPVGIDRHIGKRPIFVGGNSDGDFQMLQYATEAEGPTFGLIVHHTDGEREFAYDREGSIGVLDRGLDEADARGWVLVDMANDWSRIWSGKK comes from the coding sequence ATGCGTGCATTGCAAACCGTTGCCGTTCTTCTTTGTTCTGCCATTCCTGCCACTGCCGACCCGCTTCCGTCCTGGAACGACACCCCGACCAAGACGGCGATCATCGAATTCGTCGAGAAGGTCACGGACCCGGCCTCGGACGACTTCGTCGCCATGGAAGATCGTATCGCGACCTTCGACAATGACGGGACACTCTGGGCCGAGCAGCCCGCCTATTTCCAGCTTTTCTACGCGCTCGACAAGCTGAAGGAGAAGGCGGCTGCCGATCCGTCGATCCTTTCATCAGACGTTCTGAAGGCCGCGAACGAAGGCGACATGCAGGGCATGATGGCCAAGGGCGAAGAGGGTTTGATCGAGATCCTGAACATTTCACATTCCGGCATGACGGTGGATCAGTTCATGGCAGATTCCAGCAACTGGCTCTCGACCGCTGCGCATCCTACCACCGGGATGCATTATGCCGACATGACCTACCAGCCGATGGTTGAATTGCTCAGCTATCTACGGGATGAAGGGTTTTCGACCTACATCGTCTCTGGTGGCGGTGTCCATTTCATCCGCTCTTTCTCGGACGAGGCCTATGGCGTTCCGCCGGAAAACGTCGTCGGGACAGAGGGTGAAACAAAATTCGAAGAGGTGGATGGAAAATTCGTGCTGATGAAGCATGGCGGAGTGACCTTCATCGACGACAAGGAGGGCAAGCCGGTGGGAATCGATCGCCACATCGGGAAACGCCCGATCTTCGTCGGCGGAAATTCGGATGGCGACTTCCAGATGCTGCAATACGCAACCGAAGCCGAAGGGCCGACTTTCGGCCTGATCGTTCACCACACTGATGGGGAACGCGAATTCGCCTATGACCGCGAAGGTTCCATCGGCGTTCTCGATCGCGGTCTGGACGAGGCCGACGCACGAGGCTGGGTGCTGGTCGATATGGCAAATGACTGGAGCCGGATCTGGTCCGGCAAGAAATAG